The Aspergillus nidulans FGSC A4 chromosome VIII genome contains the following window.
AGCTGTAGTATCATGGCTCAGCATGATGATAATCAAACAGTCTCTATTGGGCACGGTTGTCGATCACTACTCCCATCATCAACAGTGTTCCAAGCACATACTCCGCTGATTGCGTGCCTGGCCTTGGGTCTTTTCGGTACAGTCGGATGTACCTGCCAGTGTATATAAGACGGACAAATTTCTGGCTCGAGGCTTTATCATCTCAACATACAATCCAGACTGAACACTTCACTCAGTTGCGCAATCCTGTTTCACTGGGAAGCCTCGTCTCTGCCGTCAACATGGTTCAGCTCACTCAAAGTCTCCTTGTCGGCCTCGGCCTTGCGGGTCTAGCCAGCATCGCCGCTGCCCATCCCGGCCATGAtgttgaggccgaggccgctgAGCGCGCGGCCTTTCTCAAGAGCGTTCCAGTGCAGGGCCGCAGCCTTGGACACTGCGCCGCGAAGCTCAAGGCACGCGGCATTGCGGAGTCTAATGTTGCCCGTCGTGAGAACGCCGTGCAGCAGCTGCGCAAGAGGGCTGGTAACACCGGTACGTATGCATAGATGACCGAGAACAGGCACCAACTGATAATGTTCCAATCAAGATGGCCGCTACCTCAAGGTGCGCGATCTTGATTCTGTGCTGGCCACGGACCACGAGTCGACCAAGAACGTCACCCTCTCGACCGACCCCAGCGTCCTATTTGCAGACGGCGGGGCTTGTATCGTGCAGCCAGAGGTTACCCAAGGGCCGTACTGTACGtaccttcctcctttctgACCAAACTATGACGGGGCTAATATGGACAAGATATCGCCGGTGAACTCGTCCGCCGCAACGTCGCCGAAGACCAGGCGGGTGTGCCATTGTTCTTGGACCTGCAGCTGATTGATGTCAACACTTGTGAGCCGCTGCAGAATATCTATACGGATATCTGGCACTGCAACGCCACTGGTGTCTACTCCGGTGTCGTTGCCAACGGCAATGGCAACTTTAACGACGAGAGCAACTCCAATACGACCTTCCTGCGTGGCATCCAATCCAGCGGCTCCGATGGTGTCGTGCAGTTCGAGTCTATCTTCCCAGGCCACTACACCGGTCGTGCGGTCCACATCCACGGTACAACTCCCCACGACCCCCACAGTGCTATCATCAACTAACATTGAGTCAAACAGTGGTCACCCACCCCGGCGACCAGATCAAGGTGCTCCCTAACAACACCCTCGCTGGCCTCTATGACACCCGCGCCTCCCATGTCGGCCAGATCTTCTTTGATCAGGACCTCATTACTGCTGTTGAAAAGACCAGTCCTTACAATACCAACACTCAAGCCCTactcaacaacagcaatgaCGACATCCTCGCGACCGAGGCCGAGACCACCGACCCCTTCGTTGAGTATGTTCTTCTGGGTGACGATGTGTCGCAGGGTGTCTTCGTCTGGACTTCACTCGGTATCAACAGCACGCGCAATGAATTCAACTCGCCTGAGGGGTACTGGACTGAGGATGGCGCCGAGGTGAACCCGAACTTTAGTATGAACATGGCTGGGATGTCCAATCTCCTGATTCCTACCGGTTCTGCGGGCCCTGCTGCCACGTCGGCCGCTTAGGCTTAGTATCTTGTACTTTGACAGAGACGTGGTTAGCTGAGAATAAACGGAGAAAATAGAACTGTTTTTGATAGAGTAATAGAGAGAAACTGGAGCTCCTCAGCCTAAATCTACCAGAATAAAGAGATATAGATAGCGCTGGAGAGCCCAAACCGGGTCCGCCCAGAAGCTTGAGCGCTCCTTAAAGGGCCACATACCATTTACCCTGATTCTTGCCCTTCGCAGGGGCTAACACGGCCTTTTGAACGCTGAAGACAAGATAGGCAATACAAGGGAGCTCGATGCGTTCTAGTCTGGTCCTCAAGCACAAAAAAAATCCAACTATTTCTCATTCCACCAGTCACGGCTCTATATCGTATATAATCGGCGGCCAACGGTCACGTGTCAGGCCTTGAACTGGTCACTTGAAGAGATATTGGCTGGGCAAATTGACCTAGCCCAATGAATGAAACTAGCAATAAGCGGGCAGCGCTAAGGTTGAATTATTGCACCCTTCTCCAGTAAGTCATTCCAGGTGACCAGGCCCACAGTGGACGTGTCAAACATTCGGCCAGTCTGAAATGGAACGTGAGGTAGCTAATCCCATTGTAGATGCTAGTGGGTTGTCGAGTTTTGATATGGCGGATGCCCGAACAGGAGGGGTTCTGGCTGGATTGGATGTACTCTATCAGAGTGGTACAACCCTGACGAGGTCCTCAGCCGGTGCAGGCGTGGTCATCTGTATAGAGTGGCCTTGCCGTGTAACTGGCTACAATAAACGTCTCAGTTAGCAGAGGATGGTCTCTGTTCTGGTCACTGATGTCACTGGTGTAAACCCTTGGAGAACTGCAAATCCCATATAACGTCAGCAAGACAGAGAAACCGAACTGCAAATTACGTGCAAAATACACTCGCTAAATTAGAATACCCTCAATACTATAAATAAGGgtatacttcttcctctactCCTTCGTTTCTCTTCGTTTCTCTCCCTCCTGATTTCCCACTCACTGACTGTCATCACTATGTCTAACACCGTCTACCTGATCACTGGCGCCAACAGAGGCCTGGGACTTGGCCTCACCAAGTCCCTTCTCATCCGGCCCTCCACTACAATCATCGCCTCCGTCCGCAACAATGAGGCAAAGGACGCCCTCATATCAGAGCTAGCCACCATAATTCCCGGCCAAAACAGCCTTTTACGCATCATTCACCTCTCTTTCCCTTCGGACAACTGGAGCTCAGCCCCAACCTCCCCTTCTGAAATCCTGACAGCCCTCACCAACACTGTCCCAGAAATACGCCACATCGACGTCCTCCTTGCAAATGCCGGCTTTGCAACCCCTATGACCCCAGCTCTAAGCACATCCGTTTCTGACCTCCGTGCCTCCTTCGAAGTCAACACTATCGCACCCCTCCTCGTTTTCCAGGCTTTCTGGCCCCTTCTCAGAAACGCCCAGAACGGGACCCCTAAAGCTATCTTCATGTCTTCGTCTGTCGGTTCAATTGGCGCGCAGGAACCGTTCCCCGGCGGCGCGTACGGGCCCAGCCGTGCGGCCGGGAACTGGCTTACCCGCGCCCTTCATCTCCAGCATGAAGCGGATGggcttgttgctgttgcgTTACATCCAGGGTGGGTGAAGACAAGGGCGGGAGACTTTGTTGCGAAGGAGTGGGGGTTTGACGCTGGGCCGCCAGAGACAGTGGAAAATAGTGTTAAGGGGATTCTGAAGGTTGTTGACAAGGCGAGCAGGGCGAGTGTTGGGGGGAAGTTTGTTACGTATACGGGAATGGAATTGCTTTGGTGATTTACACTTTCTAAGAAGAGTGGAGGCTCATGACACATAGGCATCTAGGTAACTCGAAGTAAACACAAGAAACTCGAAGTATATACCGCTTGaacttctcttttttctaCCTGAGCCGAAACCCTTCTGCCTATGACCGGTGACCAAAGAGGTGAGAAATGCCTTCCTCACGCCAGACTCCGTCTGCCAGGGTCCAAAGCTTTCATCCTGTGTGTATCTCCGCGCTTGTATACAGGAAGTATTGCGCCTTGCTCCAGCTGTCAGCGGCGCCTTATGGCGCGAAGTTCTACCAGGAGGTCTCAGGATCAGGATTGAAGGAGACACAGAAACTCTAGACATCCCTGCTGGGTACGGGCATTTGGACGATCAACCACAACGAGCGGTACTATCCCCAGCCGTTCAGCTTCCGGCCTGAACGGTGGATCCCGGAGGAGTTCGGCGAAGAGGCGGTCCAGTTAGCTACGGCGGCCTTTACAACATTCTCCATACGGCCGTGGAACTGCGTGGGAAAGGCGCTGGCCATGATCGAGATGACGCTGGCGATGGCCGCCGTCATTAGTCACTTTGACTTCCGGAGGGCCGATGGTGCGGCCGGGGGACTCGGCGAGGGGAAGGGGTCGTTCGACGGGCAGTTTCAGACATTTTGGGCGTTCACCGGTTTCAAGGATGGACCGATGATTCAGTTCAGGCCCCGTAAATATTGATGACTGGAGTCGATACGTCTACGGATATTTGGATTGTGACTTTGCCGAAAGACCTAGCGGCTATGGCCCAGGATTGCCTAGTATCAGGAAGGTATGCGTGTACATAGTTGCGGCATGGCTATATGGTCTGTTGCTGTTTAATATCAAACAAACCGTGGCTTGCAGAACATATATACCTTCCACCAGAGCAAATGTCTAGCCaatttttcttctcatcgcTGGGTAGGCTCAAGTTAAAGCTTATCTGGGCTCCTTCCAGTGCCAAATAGGGTTGTCAGATGAGATTTAAAAAGGGTTCGCCAAATGGTAATGTCAACTGAAGATCAGGTAAGTGATGAAAATAACGGATAGGATGAAAACGACCAAGTCTTGAACGTGGAGAAGAATCACTATTGCATTCTTCTGCATAATAGCCGCCTGCTCCTTTGCCAGGAATTGTAGATGCGCTATTGTGAAGCCACCAACCGGATGTGCCGCTGACCTACTAGAGCCCAAGCTGCTAGTCTCGTTTGTAAATAGCACATGACGGTTGGATAAATGGGTTGAATGTGTCTGGCATGATCAGGGCCATGAATTTTGCAAGCGGGGCGCTTTCCATAGACTGGATCATGACGTCGGCTGTTGGGTCAGCTTGAAATAGCAAGCACTTGGGTCCGGTCTAAGGAATGAGGCACAAGTGCCTTGTGGATCTGTGAGAGACCAGTCACAACTAAGCGAACGGGCCGGTGATGGGCTCCCAGAAACGTAGTGGGCCGAGGCAGTTCATTAAGAACGCTGCCAAATACCTTTACACTTCGCATACCTTAGTACAAGTTATGCCCAGGTGACAGACGTACGCTGCCTGCCTCAGCTTCGAACCAGGAGACAGTTAACTGATTTGGCTTTAGGAAGGTCAACGCCTTTTATCTTTATATTGGAGCCGAGCTAGGACAGGCAGTCCGCCCGAGTGTCAGGAAATGGCATCGAATTCTCGTCTTGCTAATAAATGCTTACCTGATCTCAGTTTCCTCGACTAGACAGCGGAATTCAGACGGGGCGCAGCAGTGGCTGATCGTCTCACAATCCTCGGCGTCAAAATTTCAAGTTCCCCGAATTTCATGAGAAACCACTGCGATTCGATTTGACGGCCAGGTTTAAGCATGGGCTTTTGCCGTAAAAATGATAGAGAGGGCAAAAGCCGGTCAGTGTACAAACTAGACTGTCACCCTGATCCTTATTAACGACTGTAGACGGGAAATGCCAGTCGAAACCCGTAACGAATATCATTTACGCGCTGTTGGAGGGTAGCTATCAGCGTCCGTATGGGGAAGAAAACGGATGGAGGAGATCGGACAGCAATGAGGTAAAGGCATGACAAGACATGACAAGAGGGGACGAAAATACCAGACAGGAAATTCGGTCAGTCCTATCTTTGCACGGCCACTGGATAGGAATGACCACGCCTTTAAGCCTCGAGCTTGAACTTTGGCCCTCAGCTTGACCTGGTTCCTTGCTGGGGGATTCTCCCGATTATTGCTTTACAATGCCCCGTCCTCGAGCATCTCATAGCGAGAAGTACTCATAGCGAGAAGTACTATGGGAATAATGGCTTTTTCGTCAATAGTCGAGCCTGGGTTTGCATTAGTTCAGGTTACGGCGGTTACCGCACGATACCTTGATGTTCAAGAGCCTAGGAGGCAATGTCTTACTCGTATACGGATACGAGTCCGAGTGAGGTAGCTAGAGGGATTCGTCGTATCATTTCCGGGTTGCGAGAAAAGAAGGCCCGCCGGGAATGGGCTTCTTGCTAGCAGACGTCGGCCAAGAGCTTGACAGGGTCGCAGAAAGTCGCAGTAGAGACAACCGGAATGTCCTTAGACATGGAGTTAGGAAGCGCCAGTCTAATTGCAGCTTTTAATGTCGAACTTGCGTCCTGACGGGATACTATGAGTAGGATAGACTAAATCATTTGTAAAATGGATGGACTCCTGAAGGGGCTATGGTACAGTAAGAGCCAGCACAGGCGGAACAAGGAACGATGAAAGAACTAATGATTTCAATGTTCTGATGATCGATAAATCAAAGAAGCATAGTCTATCCACCAAAGGCGTGTTGATCGATTTACTCAGTAGTATCTAGTACTGTGTCCCATGGTGGAATGGCCTcatgattttttttttggcaaACAGGgaacaagagaaaaaagaaaaaagaaaaaaaaaaaagggttTGAGACAGCTAAAGACTTCATGAACCGAATACTAGTGGTCATAGAATCAGGCGTTTAACCAGTCAATGCGCGTTGCGAGCCAGGAAGTACAGAAGGATCTCTGCCTCAAGGTGCTGTGCCCAACCATGAACCAGGCCCTTCTCTCACCTTTGCAGTTTTGAGGTGGAATTGATAAACATAAATAGAGCATCTAGTCAACTCCACCACTGCGTAAGATCTCTAACCACCAGATCTTTATCACAGCTACCGTCTCTCTTTGATGAAAAAGACCTGCACCGTGCATCCTGCCCAAATACCCACTCCTTTCAAATTTCCTTTAGCCTACTACTGTCATGATTGATGTCTTACTTCAAGTCCAGAGCCTGGTATCACCGTTTGCCACGTTTGCTTCATTTCATCTACTCAGTGCTAGGGAGACCGACACGATTACATCAACGATCGATACTGCcaaggagatgctgaggTCGGCAAAGCAGGCGCTGCCTGTCAAGCAACgactcttcctccatctgTTCTCCAAGACAGCCGTCGGCACGGCCTGTATGCCAAAAGAAGTTGTGCGCCTGCCCATCGAGTTTATGGTAGGGTGTATCTGACTGCGTGCTAGATCGAAAGTTGGATTGTCAATCCATCAATCAAATGTAGATTTTGCTGCTTCCAACTTCAACTATACTAAAGTCCTAACCCACGCCTGGTGCGGCGATAATACGAGCGGCCATAGCCGGAATGGTGAACACCCAGTGCATATGCTTTGGGGTCCGAATTCCAAGCTGGCAGCACAATCACTCACTCGGCAGTTTGCAACCGGTTATCATCGTCGAGTTAACGCTAGACTGGTTGAGGATCTTGTCGCTTCTCTCGTTGATGTGTTTGTTTGCTGTCACAACTCCTATCGACACCGGTCTCATGGTAACACATGCAACGTACACCACATTTCTCATAGTTGCATCCTCCATAGCACCCGTGTGTTTCTCATGGTATGTAGCCTTCAAGCCAAGGAAAGATCACGAAGTCGAGGCGAGCGACAAGCAGACCGACCCAGCCCGTGTAGATCGCGAGCAGCCCATGGTCCCCGGCCGTGGTCGGGTCATGCCGGCCCTTTCTAGGCACAATACATGGAACACCAGCGGCACAACGTTCCGATGCGGGCTCACTGGGACGTTCTCGGCCGGCCAAACGCTGTCGCGAAGAGGTTATACTGTGGGACTGATTTGTGCACTCCACATTGAGCTCGCCGCCGTTCGAGATATGCTCGATGAGATCCACGCGGATTTGCCTGCCCCCAGGTCAGACACCAATACCTACATCCTTGGCCGCATGTGTTCTCGTAATGTGGTGATCACATGTCTTCCGAACGGTATCATGGCCCTGTCACGGCCGCGTCAGCTGCTACTCAAATGCTTTCGACCTTTCAGTCTATTCGTTTCGGACTCATAGTGAGCATAGGAGGCGGGGTACCGGCCATTCCGCATCAGGATATTCGACTGGGGGATGTGGTGGTCGGTGAGCCGACCAAAAGctctggttctggaggagTGTTCCTGTGCGACGTCAACTTTGAATACACAAGAACTTTGAATAAAAGCCCAACGATGTTACTGACAGCGCAGTCACCGCTTCGAGCGCAGCATCTCTTGCGCGAGACTCGGTTTCCTGAGTTTTTGTCAGAGATGCTACTCAGATGATGAGAGACAGTATCAGACGAGGTGAAGACGACCAATTATTCCAGGCCGACCATAAACACTCGAGCCCGAAGGGATCATGCAGTAATTGCAACAAGTGCTTTGTGATTCCTCGGCCTCAAAGAGGTACGGAATCTCCCCAAATCCATTACGTCCCAATCGCCTCAGTTGCTCGATTCG
Protein-coding sequences here:
- a CDS encoding intradiol ring-cleavage dioxygenase (transcript_id=CADANIAT00001313); this encodes MVQLTQSLLVGLGLAGLASIAAAHPGHDVEAEAAERAAFLKSVPVQGRSLGHCAAKLKARGIAESNVARRENAVQQLRKRAGNTDGRYLKVRDLDSVLATDHESTKNVTLSTDPSVLFADGGACIVQPEVTQGPYYIAGELVRRNVAEDQAGVPLFLDLQLIDVNTCEPLQNIYTDIWHCNATGVYSGVVANGNGNFNDESNSNTTFLRGIQSSGSDGVVQFESIFPGHYTGRAVHIHVVTHPGDQIKVLPNNTLAGLYDTRASHVGQIFFDQDLITAVEKTSPYNTNTQALLNNSNDDILATEAETTDPFVEYVLLGDDVSQGVFVWTSLGINSTRNEFNSPEGYWTEDGAEVNPNFSMNMAGMSNLLIPTGSAGPAATSAA
- a CDS encoding SDR family oxidoreductase (transcript_id=CADANIAT00001315) — its product is MSNTVYLITGANRGLGLGLTKSLLIRPSTTIIASVRNNEAKDALISELATIIPGQNSLLRIIHLSFPSDNWSSAPTSPSEILTALTNTVPEIRHIDVLLANAGFATPMTPALSTSVSDLRASFEVNTIAPLLVFQAFWPLLRNAQNGTPKAIFMSSSVGSIGAQEPFPGGAYGPSRAAGNWLTRALHLQHEADGLVAVALHPGWVKTRAGDFVAKEWGFDAGPPETVENSVKGILKVVDKASRASVGGKFVTYTGMELLW
- a CDS encoding 5'-methylthioadenosine/S-adenosylhomocysteine nucleosidase family protein (transcript_id=CADANIAT00001316) codes for the protein MIDVLLQVQSLVSPFATFASFHLLSARETDTITSTIDTAKEMLRSAKQALPVKQRLFLHLFSKTAVGTAFLTHAWCGDNTSGHSRNGEHPVHMLWGPNSKLAAQSLTRQFATGYHRRVNARLVEDLVASLVDVFVCCHNSYRHRSHGNTCNVHHISHSCILHSTRVFLMASDKQTDPARVDREQPMVPGRGRVMPALSRHNTWNTSGTTFRCGLTGTFSAGQTLSRRGYTVGLICALHIELAAVRDMLDEIHADLPAPRSDTNTYILGRMCSRNVVITCLPNGIMALSRPRQLLLKCFRPFSLFVSDSYIRRGEDDQLFQADHKHSSPKGSCSNCNKCFVIPRPQRGTESPQIHYVPIASVARFVKDAELRDRLASKLVNLCFEMEAAGLVDNFPCLIIRGISDYADSHKNNHWHGYTAATAAAYAKELLSVITQEEVENECVISQLY